Sequence from the Saccopteryx bilineata isolate mSacBil1 chromosome 6, mSacBil1_pri_phased_curated, whole genome shotgun sequence genome:
GGGGACTGGGGATGGGACCCAGTCAGCGAGCAGTCCTCCCCGTCCACCCCATCGCCCCCACTGACCCTGGAGGCAGCCCATTTCCTGTTCGGGGAGCCTGCCCCTCGGAAGAGGAAGGTGAGCCTGGGCGCACTGGTCAGGGTGGGGTGGACACAGACCTCCGAGAGAGGTAGCCGAGCCTGACGGCTGGTTCTTGTCGCCCAGAGCGCGGTGCAGGTCCTGTTCCAGTGCCTGTGGAAGCGCTGTGGGAAGGTGCTGAGCACGGCCTCGGGGATGCAGAGACACATCCGCCTGGCGCACCTGGGGTGCGTGGTGCTGGGGAcgtgggggctggggcaggccCTGTGGGGGGAAGGTGCTGAGCACGGCCTCGGGGATGCAGGGACACATCCGCCCGGCGCACCTGGGGTGCGTGGTGCTGGGGGCGTGCGTGGTGCTGGGGGCGTGGGGGTCGGGGCAGGCCCTGTGGGGGGAAGGTGCTGAGCACGGCCTCGGGAATGCAGGGACACATCCGCCTGGCGCACCTGGTATGCGTGGTGCTGGGGGTGTGCGTGGTGCTGGGGGCGTGGGGGTCGGGGCAGGCCCTGTGGGGGGAAGGTGCTGAGCACGGCCTCGGGGATTCAGAGACCCATCCGCCTGGCGCACCTGGGGTGCGTGGTGCTGGGGGCAGTGCGTGGTGCTGGGGGCGTGCGTGGTGCTGGGGGCGTGGGGGTCGGGGCAGGCCCTGTGGGGGGAAGGTGCTGAGCACGGCCTCGGGGATTCAGAGACCCATCCGCCTGGCGCACCTGGGGTGCGTGGTGCTGGGGGCGTGCGTGGTGCTGGGGGCGTGCGTGGTGCTGGGGGCGTGCGTGGTGCTGGGGGCGTGCGTGGTGCTGGGGGCGTGAGTGGTTCTGGGGGCGTGCGTGGTGCTGGGGGCGTGCATGGTGCTGGGTGCGTGGGGGTTGGGGCAGGCCCTGTGGGCCAGCACTCTCAGCTCCCACCTGCTCTGACCCAGCAGGCGGCAGGCAGAACCAGAGCAGAGCGATGGCGAGGAGGACTTCTACTACACGGAGCTGGACATTGGTCTGGAGATGCTGACCGATGGTCTGTCCAGCCTGACCCCGATGTCCCCCACAGCCTCCCCGCCGCCCCCTTTCCCCCACCTGGAGCTGCCGGAGCCCCCGGCCCTGTCCAGCCTGCTGCATCCCCTGGACTTGTCCCCGCCGCAGGTGCTGAGCTCTGCGGTGCCCCCCCAGGTGTGCCACAGTGACCACTCCTACCAGGTACGTGAGGTGACAGGCAGCAGCTGGAGCTGGGTCCCAGGGTGCTCTGGAGGGAAGCAAGACCACAGCTGTGTCTCCTTGCAGGGCTGCCTGGCACCCAACCGGCTGCAGCCACAGCCTAGCACAGTCAGGGCCTGCGTGCCAGCCCTGCCCTCCAAGCTTGGTGCCAACCTgaggtgcgtgtgtgtgtgtgtgtgtgtgtgtgtgtgtgtgtaggggctgGCGGCAGGTGGGGAGGGTCCCAGCCCAATGGCACTCCATGCCCCCCACTGTGTGTGCCCCTAGGAAGCCCCGAGGTGATGCCAAGAAGTGCCGGAAAGTGTACGGCATGGAGCACCGCGACCTTTGGTGCACGGCCTGCCGCTGGAAGAAGGCTTGTCAGCGCTTCCTGGactgagccccctcccctccaggttcttaaaggagaaaagaagctgccccccaccccccggcctgGGGCCTCTCTTAGCCACAGGGCCTACTTTTTCATGGGGGAAGGGGTGTCAGTGACCCCGGACCCCCAGAGGTGGCAGAGGGTCCCACCACTCAAAGTGCCTCTGAAGAAACCAGCCTTTTGCACTAAAGCCACACCAGGGTTCCCAGGGGTGGCTGCCCTCCCTGATTGTCCACGAACTCCGTCAAGGGTGCTGAAGGGCCTGACTTCAAGGCCATGTGGGAGCCAGGCCGGGATGCACTTTGAGGGTGGTCGGGAGGGGCCTCCCCCGCTGCACTTAACCTGATGGTTCAAGGACCCTGGGGCTGACATTTGTACCATGTTTGCAAAGCTCAGGTGTCTTACGTCTGGGCTGCGCCAGGCgaggagaaaaattaaagatttgggttttttttttcagaagctgtGTCTGcctcctggggtgggggaaggtcaTGGAACCGGGGACCCTGCCATGGGTGTGGTTGGTGGATGGGCAGGCCCAGGAGGCCCGCAACTGGCCGGCCACATGGGGCTGGGGTCACTCTGGTCACATCCACCCAGTCTGGGGCTAGAGGAGGGGACCCTGTCTGAAACACACACAAGGCATCTGCTTGAGCAGCAATTTCCCAATTTATTGAAAGTGATCGCTTTGCAAGAATGTCTAAACTAATCCCGTCACAGAAAGGAAACCCACAGGCAGGCCCGAGCCCAGGCAGACAAGAAATCGCAAGACCACTAGAGAAGGTACTGTTTACCTGTCCTATGGCTACAGAGAAGCAGACAAAAGCTCCGATTTCCCACCCACTGACGAGGAAACCTCCTCCCCCAAATAGTTAACACATCTGCAATACAAACAcagttttataataattaatataaagtCAATATAATATAGATTTttcctggggggaaaaaatcaacaaTCTTCAAacactgcccccccccttttttttttactgtttgtttttgttgacaGGTTGAAAGcatgttggaaaaataaatatttagaaaaagcacacacacagcaCCCTCACTACAAAGTCGTTCTAAAAGGGCTGCATACAAAACACACAATATagggcctaaaaaaaaaaaacattaaccaTTAAGTATGGCTTTTAAAGAGCTGCACATGTCACAGAATGAGCGAAAATAAGATGATATTTCATCATATTGCAAAAAAGTTCCAgtttttgccttttctctttttttttcttttttctttttttaataaaggaagaTGTGCAAAGTTGGGAGCAGTAGCTGTGTCTTTTGAATCAAGGTCCCTATGGAGTCCTGGCAGTGTCATGACCCTTTCCCAAAACCCAGGGTCCGAATGCACAACACACCCCTGGTCAGGATCCAGAGCTTCATACAAAAGTCTGTGggtgccccgccctgccccgcccccgcccccaccggaCTCACCACCCAGCGGACTTTTCCCGCTTGGGTGTTGCCAACACCAAAATGCAGACAGACACAAATGGAAAAGTACAAAGTGTGAAATGTCATCTACACAGTTTTTCCTcttcattcaaaaaaatatttattagttaaAACATTGAtttggggaagaagaagaaaaaccagtcacataaaaaaaaaaaaaaaaacaaaactgtgacgCACATCATTCCCTCTGCACCCCAGAGAGGAGGCGATATGTTCCTCTCCGTCCTGCAACACAGTGAACCTGCCGCCGGCAAACACCGGGGACTCGGTGGGGCGGGAAGCGGGCCCTTGGCTTTCCAGTACAGTGttgattttaagaaagaaaatgcccCTGTGGCACGGACAgggaaccccctcccccccaaaaaaaggtcaGCAGGGGCAGAGAGCAGGTCAAGGAAGAGCAAGAGGTCCTGAGTCTGACTGTGAAGGCGGAGGCGGCCCGGGCACGGGCAGGTCGGCCTGAGAGTCGGGGCCAGTACAAACCCAGAGACACTTGTTGGCAGCAAAGGTTGGTTTCCAAATGCACTTTATAGGAAAGTAGGTCTGTTTCAGAAAAGGAGCTAGAAAGTGAAGGGAGGTACAGGCTCTGAGAGCCCCAGGGTAGGGGGCCCCGCCGGGCCTCACTGGTGACAGGTGGGAAGCGTGTTCGCAAGGCCCCCCGCACAGCCTGGCCCACCCTCCCCAGGAAAGAGCGGGCAGCGTGGAGGGCTCCACGTGTTTGGGGCAACCTTGGCTCTTTCTCGGAAGGATGCCAGTGTTGAGGAGCTCACAGCGTCCCTGGGTGAGGGAGGTGCTCAAGAGCTCCCTAGTCTAACCAATAGAAACAGTggctgattttactttttttaaataaataaatgaaagcaaaaaagcGGGGGCTTCTCCCCTGGGCGGGACTGCAAGGAGCGCACCACACTCCATGCACCCACTCTGGCCAGCCAAGGTCCCGCACCCCTCAGCAGGGAGGCTGGTGCCCTCAGAGGGCACAGTAACGTACGTGAGGGTATGTGGGGTATTCCACCCAGAAAGAATAGATGTGAcccacttacaaaaaaaaaacttggtaaAAGCCGCTCAGCTCAGAGTCTGTgggaaaaggggggaaaaccACGGCTTCCATACGGCATATGGCACCCGTGGGTCCTcacggggggggcggggggcgcggGCACGAGGCGGCGGCGGGCGGTGCCCAAGCCAGCGAGGTGAGTGAGAGGTGGAATGTCTCGGTCACAGAGTGGAGTCAGAATAGGAGGGCGGTGCTGGCCAGCGGGCAGTGGCAGCGCAGGAGCGAAGCCTTTGCTTCCCACTCCGGAAACAGGAGAACGGGTTGCGGGCGGGCTTGACACGACAGTGAGAGGACCCCGAggcaaggaagggagggagacagccCCTCCAGTGAGAAACAAGGACGCCAGACAAAAGAACTCTCTACTTAAAAAGTTTGGTTACCCATTGGGGAGGCGTGAGCAGCGCTCGGCCTCCAGTGTTAGCAGCAACGCAGGCAAGCCCCCAAGGTGGGTGCGACGGGCGGGCAGAGCCACGGGACGGGGCCGCCCCGGGTTCCCCAAGGAAGTGCACAGAGTACAAAGAGCGGGACTCCTGCAGGGAGCCCCGAGCCACCCACAGTCTCCCCCAGAAGTTAGCACCTGGGAGCCCTCGGCCCCAGCCGGGCTTCTGAAGCTGTTTCGTGTTGAGCACCAAAGCCCAGAGGCAGTAGGGCTGCAGGGCTTTCTGTACATTGGACCTGGTTCTACAGGTGGCCCCAGGGACAGCGGAGCCTCAAAGGCAAAGGGCTAGAGGCAGTGACCCGGCTGCGGGGaaggggacagagcaggggtGGGTAGACTGGAGTCCTGGCCACCATGGGGTGGGTGCAGGACTCATCCCTCGGACCTGTGACCTCAGGGCCACACTCGACGCCCAAACAGTGCTGACCCTGGCCTGGCCGCTATGCCGTCTTGTGCCACACAGGCCACCTAGATGCTCCTCACGATAGGCACCTGTTAGGGACCTTCGATTTGCCCCCGAAGACGACAGGTGGCAACTCACCCTGCACCCCATCAACTCCGTGTCCAGTCCCAGAGCCCACGCTGCTGGGGCCGCATCTGCTTCTGAGATCACAGGGCTGGATCTCCGTGTTTGTCTGGGGGGCAGGAGCAGAATAAAGTGGGGCCCGGAGGAGGGGCTGCAGGGGTCAGATGGCCCCGCCCCAGGCAAGGGAGACCCCTAAGCACGCACACACAGGTGAGGGGGTGGCACTGCCACCACCCCAGCGCCCAGCCCAGGGGCCTAGGAGATCCAGGCGAAGTCCTTGTCGGGCCCCCCCGAGGGGCTGCGGGGCCCCCGCGGCGAGTCCTCCTCGTCCTTGTCCTCCCCCAGCAGCGTGTCCTCCGGGGCCAGGCCCACATCGTCCTCGTCCTCGCCCAGCTCCTCCTCGCCCTCCCCTCGGGGGTCCTCGGGGTCCTCCAGGTAGGGCCCGTCGCCGGCGAAGAGCTCAGGGGAGCCCTCGGCCCCGCCACCGTCCAGCGCCCCGGCCACGCCGCGGCCCGCACAGTCGGCGCACACGCCGTGGCGACGGGAGCCATGCTTGATGCCCACGCTGGCGGCTGACATGAACACGCGGCTGCACAGCTTGCACACGTACTTCTTGTCCTTGCTGTGCACCTGCGGGGACAGGGCGGGCAGTGAGGGGGCAGTCTGAACCAACGGTGCCCTGCTGGAGACAAGGTCCGGAgggctgtctccttcctctctgctcgcCAACACCGCCGGACCCACGGGTCACTGTACTGGATGCTCCTCGACCTCCCACCTCGGTGGTACCCCCGCTGTCCTCTCACCATGTCCACTGACAAaaccctaaaccaggggtccccaaactttttacataggggccagttcactgtccgtcagatcgttggagggccggactattaaaaaaaactatgaacaaatccctatgcacactgcacatatcttattttaaagaaaaaaaacaaaacaggaacaaatacaatatttaaaaaataaagaacaagtaaatttaaatcaacaaactgaccagtatttcaatgggaactatgctcctctcactgaccaccaatgaaagaggtgccccttcgggagTGTAgcaagggccggataaatggcctcagggggccgcatgtagcccgtgggccgtagtttggggacccctgccctaaaccatGAAGACCTGCCACGCCCATGTGTGCTGACCACCGACACCAGCAGGTGTgaggctggtggctggaccgGGGGTGGGATGTCTGCAGGGGGAGCCAGCCAAGACCCCTGGAGCTGGATGCTGCCCCCAAAGGCTCAGGGTTCTAGCAGTGGGGTCCCTGGAACCCTCCTGGGTCTCTTTATTTGTCTGATACATTTTAAATCCAGGGCTTCCTCgaccctcccaccacccccaacAACAGAACGAAAATTCAAGGCCCAAATTGTCGAGAAACGGTCTGGGGAGCAGGCACAGCTGGGCAGGACGgtgggcaggacagggcagggacaCCGGCTGTGGGGGCACTGGAGCAACAAGGGCATTCCggccaggaccagatggctgGGCACTCGTCCATATGGACTagtggaaggagggggaagggagggatgcGGGCGCCATGGCAACCATGGCTCAGCTCCTGAGATGCCTGCTGGACGTGGGGACTCAGCCGCTTCCGTGGGGTCGGGGACCCTGGAGAAAttaaaggggaagagacagatccCCTCCTAAGAGGAAAACAAGCCCTCACatttcaaacatattttcagGGATCTGACCCTCCCCCGGAAGGCCATCTATAAACCCCAGGATAAGATTCCAAGGTGAGCTGGCAATGCAGACCCGGACCCTCTGATAGGATCAACGTTTACTGAATCATGAATGCGGTTTCGCTAAAGAAAAGATGTAGTTACTCTAAATATGTAAGGTGCCAGGTGGGGGGCTAGAGatatcggggggggggggagacacttTGTAAACTGTACGATTGTCTATGcgatacacctgaaactaatacaaaataatactgttcgtaaactgtaattgaaaaaataaaatttaagggttgtttttttaaaaaaaaaaaaattattgtaaatgtTTCCAGGGAATGCCCAGTGAAACCAAGGCAGTGAGCTTTAAAATGCCACTAGTTGGAACCAATTACTTGTAACAGATGCAGGAATTCCTATTAAGTATCAAGCCACCTTTAGCCACAGCCGTTCTTTCCACCAGCGCTTATTTAAATGCCCCGTCCTCAGAGCTCCGCAAGCTAGGAGTTCGTTTCCTTTGACCCGTGTGAGGTACGTTctgagggtcactggctcactctAACTTTTTCTGCCAAATTATCTGAGCTTTCATTGAATCAAGatcattaattttcattttcacacATCCAGGGTTTTGCTGTAAAGGATTTTTTCCAGCTTCTGACATAACTCGGCACAAATTCCTACATGTGTCTTTGCCATCCAGCCCCCAGGTGGACTTGCATGCATTTCAGTGGGATTATTTAGAAATGAATGTATCAAatgagtggggagagggaggggttgtaGCAACCCATGTTACAACTTCCTCGCACTTGTTAGCATAAGGAACAAAAAGATACACTTCTCTCTTGTGAAGCACTGGCGGGAAGGAGCCTCTAGGGGGCGCTGTAGGGGAAGCAGAGAGGACAGGCGGCTGGAGAAGGGGGTTCTAATGCCAGGGTGCCCAGTGGACCTCTCCTGCTCCTTGGCCTGCTTGTGGGAAAATGGCTGGGAATTagactgtggtcctgagacaagtcttttgtGCGGACTTGGGAACACCGGGTCGGTCCTGCGGGTGCAGAACGCTGCCCTTGCAAACACagaaaagattgtttaaaggaaaacagttgatccctatggccttttccctacatacctgaaagacattagttaattacccttctatgcacctgaacccaggctctgttAATTTACCTAATAATGAGcaaaagagaccaataaatttgatgaggctgcagagatccgggctctcagtcctagaggctgggagtcccctggacccctctttctctgtgtgttgtgtcttgtgtgtttttgttcTTCAATCCTGCAGCGCCTTCTTTTCATGCAGGCCCACGGCTGAGCTGGTCTCTGCACTTACTGACTTGCCCCTCCAGGTCCAGGCTGGACCCCACCGGGGGAGCAGGGGGGGCCGGGGACAGTGCAGGGCGCATCCACGCTGGGACGCTCACTGGTTGGGGCTCACAGTGCCAACTGGGGAGCACAGGCATCTCTCATGGTCATTTGGGCGGGGCCCCCACGCCCAGAGCTGTCTCCCCTCTAGCTTCTCCGACTTGACCTCAGGGGTCTCCCCTAGGTGTCTGTCCTATTTCCAAATGAGTATCCACATTGGGTTGGACATGCAAAGAGCTTGCTAAGGCTGCCTGGTGAGGAGGACAGGCTGGAGGGGCCAACAAGATCCCAGTCCTAATGGGACCCCAAGGAAGCTCTGCTCACTGCACTGACCAACACCCAAGGGCAAAGACCCTGTTTGCTCCAGTGGTCAGCCTGTCAGAGGTCAAGCCGTCTTGCCtcgacccccaccccaccccagactgCCACCCTTGTGTCACGGCACGCCTGGGCCACCCTTGCAGACTCCACACGGCCCCTCCAGACTGGCCTGGATGGCTCTGCCCTCCTGGTGGGTCTGCTCCTGACGGTCAACATGTCAGTGTGCCATGGATGTCCAGCCAAGCCTCTGTGCCCTACAGATGACTCTGGGCACCCCTGAGATTCTggagggcagagctgggtggGGGGATGTGGTGTTGAGTGGACCCCACATTGGGGCTTCCTGTGGCTGTCCAGCCCCTTCCTCCTCACCCCGCCTGCTGGGCCGCCCCCACGACGGCACCTGAccccgccccccccgcccccgccccgcgctCACCAGCGTGTGCCGCTTCATGTGCTCGCGCCGCGTGAACTTCTTCCCACAGATCTCGCAGGGGTAGGGCCGCTCGCCCGTGTGGGAGCGCATGTGGCGTTTGAGGATGCACTGGTGCATGGCTGAGAAGCTGCAGTAGGGACACTTGAACTTCTTCCTGATGACCGTGAACTCGTTGACTGAAAGACAGCAAGAGAGAGTCACCAATGACCCACGAGCCGGCCCCACACCGACTGTCCACCCAACCGGCTCCCCATCTGGTACAGGTTTGTCCCAGGGGCCAGATGGCCGGGCCACCGTGTCCGCTCCTCAGACACGGCCAACACCTTAGATGTCAGCGCCTAGAACACAGTGACAAGGACATATGCAATCGTAGCAGAAACACAGTATCTGCATGGGAGCCAGAGCCCTGAGCCCACCGCTCTGCTCGTGGACACGGCCCATGGCGCCCGGGGCCCGGCAGCCAGCTGCTCCCCCGCCATCGCCGTCCACTTCCGTGGGCCAGCGGCTCTGCACTGTGAATGCCCAGAGGGAAGGGGCCGCAGGGTCACATCAGTGAAGCACCCCGTGGACACAGCCGAGCGAGAGGCTGGGTCCACCCCAAACACGCAGCAAGTGCCGTGAGGAGCCTCTGCCTTGGGGAGGGGCTTGTCCTCCAACTTTCCACGTTCCAAGAAACCGCGCCGTGGTCCCGGAGGTCCCCCGGGCCAGCTCCACACCAGACGCAGCCGTGCCCCCGGGGGTGCCGCACTTCCCGTTTCAGGTAGTCTCTCGGTGGCCTGGGGTCCCAAGCATTAACCCCACCGCCCAGGGCCCCACTAGCCAGTGGAGCAGCCCAGACACCACAGCCAACACCTCCTGAACCTGCAGAGagtccccccagccccccagaaaCCCTAACCCTCCTGGGCCTCTCTGGGACGCCTACGACAAATCATGTGGTCCCACTTCTTCCTGTGCGAGGAGCCACGTGCTGGACACCTGTCCTCCAGCATCTGGACACAGCTGCCCAGGCCCTCAGCCGGCATCCGCACCCAGAGGACAGACCAAGGGTCAAGAACACTGAATACAGTCGAAGGTGATGGCCGGAATGAGTCCCacaggaggaggcagagccagTCAGGCCAGGGTGGCCCCCTGCTGCTCCCTCAGATGCCTTGCATACGTCCACgcatggcaggccctggccacgGTCACAACCGCCCCTGAAGGTGTTCAGAGGGAGGCGCTCATGAGGGTAAATGCCACAGAGTCC
This genomic interval carries:
- the SLC2A4RG gene encoding SLC2A4 regulator, whose amino-acid sequence is MEAERPPAPGPGCRHPSPRAAGPEPAAAPVSVLAPPQGPPVGGDLAGLEFAPPQDPEPRAPGTRAGAAAGPPTPSAHIPVPAHRAPQGKARLDEVMAAAALTSLSTSPLLLGPPAAAFSTEPSLEPWSETLVQPPGSYGSSGSGDWGWDPVSEQSSPSTPSPPLTLEAAHFLFGEPAPRKRKSAVQVLFQCLWKRCGKVLSTASGMQRHIRLAHLGRQAEPEQSDGEEDFYYTELDIGLEMLTDGLSSLTPMSPTASPPPPFPHLELPEPPALSSLLHPLDLSPPQVLSSAVPPQVCHSDHSYQGCLAPNRLQPQPSTVRACVPALPSKLGANLRKPRGDAKKCRKVYGMEHRDLWCTACRWKKACQRFLD